The following coding sequences are from one Musa acuminata AAA Group cultivar baxijiao chromosome BXJ1-6, Cavendish_Baxijiao_AAA, whole genome shotgun sequence window:
- the LOC135580842 gene encoding uncharacterized protein LOC135580842 isoform X2, producing MYAEAELELPSFSHGFLQEVAVGSYHGHYSHLPLPDDGFISGFHVGAAGGGLSMGNMVQTCAVSEYDMGGEGDLFKAPEPILEVPSLELDPVTAAIISVGGDVITETIKVADIESIQTDHLNDIFYECKKDLLEESEIEDSISELLDVKIPAVQMDEVPLSEKFSYAEGSMQKSVSSGCLSSVEWIPGGTRRPDFLDFQGLDFEAAILGLRRAYSEGDIQNLGKNNTSIGNTTAVCSSFEQLLTISDVKTERQQKLSRYREKKSKRNFGRKIKYACRKALADSQPRVRGRFAKTE from the exons ATGTACGCCGAGGCAGAGCTTGAGCTGCCATCCTTCTCGCACGGATTCTTGCAGGAAGTGGCGGTCGGCAGCTACCACGGCCACTACTCCCACCTCCCGCTCCCCGACGACGGCTTCATCTCTGGCTTCCACGTCGGGGCGGCGGGCGGCGGGCTCAGCATG gGAAACATGGTACAAACTTGTGCTGTATCAGAATATGATATGGGAGGAGAAGGAGATCTTTTCAAAGCTCCAGAACCAATTCTAGAAGTGCCATCTCTTGAACTTGATCCTGTGACAGCTGCCATTATATCTGTTGGAGGTGATGTCATCACAGAAACAATAAAGGTTGCAGATATAGAGTCAATCCAAACTGATCATCTCAATGACATATTTTATGAGTGCAAGAAAGACCTTCTAGAGGAGTCAGAGATTGAAGATTCAATTTCTGAACTCTTAGATGTCAAGATTCCTGCAGTGCAAATGGACGAAGTTCCACTTTCTGAGAAGTTTAGCTATGCAGAAGGATCAATGCAGAAAAGTGTTAGCTCTGGGTGTTTAAGTTCAGTGGAATGGATCCCTGGGGGTACTAGGAGACCAGACTTCCTTGATTTCCAAGGATTGGATTTTGAAGCTGCAATTTTAGGTTTGAGGAGAGCGTATAGCGAGGGAGATATTCAG AATCTTGGCAAGAATAACACGAGCATTGGGAATACAACCGCTGTGTGCTCTTCCTTTGAACAGCTCCTAACCATCAGTGATGTTAAGACTGAACGACAGCAAAAACTTTCCAGGTACAGAGAGAAGAAGAGCAAGAGAAACTTTGGCAGAAAAATCAAA TATGCTTGCAGGAAGGCTCTTGCAGACAGTCAACCCAGAGTTCGTGGAAGGTTTGCGAAGACCGAATAG
- the LOC135580842 gene encoding uncharacterized protein LOC135580842 isoform X1: MYAEAELELPSFSHGFLQEVAVGSYHGHYSHLPLPDDGFISGFHVGAAGGGLSMGNMVQTCAVSEYDMGGEGDLFKAPEPILEVPSLELDPVTAAIISVGGDVITETIKVADIESIQTDHLNDIFYECKKDLLEESEIEDSISELLDVKIPAVQMDEVPLSEKFSYAEGSMQKSVSSGCLSSVEWIPGGTRRPDFLDFQGLDFEAAILGLRRAYSEGDIQNLGKNNTSIGNTTAVCSSFEQLLTISDVKTERQQKLSSMLAGRLLQTVNPEFVEGLRRPNSVRLQNQTYQCKRRTRQDVEVVSSSHFLPRLEGCFWK, translated from the exons ATGTACGCCGAGGCAGAGCTTGAGCTGCCATCCTTCTCGCACGGATTCTTGCAGGAAGTGGCGGTCGGCAGCTACCACGGCCACTACTCCCACCTCCCGCTCCCCGACGACGGCTTCATCTCTGGCTTCCACGTCGGGGCGGCGGGCGGCGGGCTCAGCATG gGAAACATGGTACAAACTTGTGCTGTATCAGAATATGATATGGGAGGAGAAGGAGATCTTTTCAAAGCTCCAGAACCAATTCTAGAAGTGCCATCTCTTGAACTTGATCCTGTGACAGCTGCCATTATATCTGTTGGAGGTGATGTCATCACAGAAACAATAAAGGTTGCAGATATAGAGTCAATCCAAACTGATCATCTCAATGACATATTTTATGAGTGCAAGAAAGACCTTCTAGAGGAGTCAGAGATTGAAGATTCAATTTCTGAACTCTTAGATGTCAAGATTCCTGCAGTGCAAATGGACGAAGTTCCACTTTCTGAGAAGTTTAGCTATGCAGAAGGATCAATGCAGAAAAGTGTTAGCTCTGGGTGTTTAAGTTCAGTGGAATGGATCCCTGGGGGTACTAGGAGACCAGACTTCCTTGATTTCCAAGGATTGGATTTTGAAGCTGCAATTTTAGGTTTGAGGAGAGCGTATAGCGAGGGAGATATTCAG AATCTTGGCAAGAATAACACGAGCATTGGGAATACAACCGCTGTGTGCTCTTCCTTTGAACAGCTCCTAACCATCAGTGATGTTAAGACTGAACGACAGCAAAAACTTTCCAG TATGCTTGCAGGAAGGCTCTTGCAGACAGTCAACCCAGAGTTCGTGGAAGGTTTGCGAAGACCGAATAGTGTGAGGCTACAAAACCAAACATATCAATGCAAACGTCGAACTAGGCAAGATGTTGAAGTCGTTAGCAGCTCACACTTTCTCCCTCGTCTTGAAGGATGCTTTTGGAAGTGA